A stretch of the Deinococcus depolymerans genome encodes the following:
- the accB gene encoding acetyl-CoA carboxylase biotin carboxyl carrier protein, with translation MNPNDLKQILDALTYADVREFHLRTGSFDLSLKRGPQAFAAPAPQPTPGPAPLAAPAPASAPTFAPMPAPSAPTPQAAASAPAPQAAPTPAPAEAPAEKPASKGTPVKAPIVGTFYASSSPDAPPYVKVGDTVQAGQVLCIIEAMKLMNEIEAEQGGTVREILVKNAEPVEYGQTLFIIE, from the coding sequence TCTCGATGCACTCACGTACGCCGACGTGCGCGAATTCCACCTGCGCACCGGCAGCTTCGACCTGAGCCTCAAGCGCGGCCCGCAGGCCTTCGCGGCCCCCGCACCCCAGCCCACGCCCGGCCCCGCGCCGCTCGCGGCCCCGGCGCCCGCCAGCGCCCCCACCTTCGCGCCCATGCCCGCACCCAGCGCGCCCACCCCCCAGGCAGCGGCCAGCGCCCCCGCCCCGCAGGCCGCGCCCACCCCCGCCCCGGCAGAGGCCCCCGCCGAGAAACCCGCCAGCAAGGGCACGCCCGTCAAGGCCCCCATCGTCGGGACCTTCTACGCCTCCAGCAGCCCCGACGCGCCCCCCTACGTGAAGGTCGGGGACACCGTGCAGGCCGGGCAGGTGCTGTGCATCATCGAGGCGATGAAACTGATGAACGAGATCGAAGCCGAACAGGGCGGCACGGTGCGCGAGATCCTCGTGAAGAACGCCGAACCCGTCGAGTACGGCCAGACGCTGTTCATCATCGAATAA